GAGCGAATTCATGGGCCTCGTGCACGGCGTGTACGACGCGAAGGCGGAAGGCTTCGTGCCCGGCGGCGCGAGCCTGCACAACTGCATGTCGGGTCACGGGCCGGACGCGGATACGTTCGAGAAGGCATCCGCGAGCGATACGTCGAAGCCCGCGAAAGTCGGCGACACGATGGCCTTCATGTTCGAAACGCGCACGCTCATCAAGCCCACGCAGTTCGCGCTGAAGACCGCGCAGTTGCAGGCGCATTACTACGAGTGCTGGCAGGGCCTCAAGAAACACTTCAACCCGGAGCAACGATGAACGATGCGCTCAAGGCGACGCTCGCCCCGACGCTGAAAAGCTGGATCGAATCCGCGAACGATCCCAGAAGTGACTTTCCGATTCAGAACCTGCCGTTCGGCGTCTTCAGCGACGCGGTGAACGAGCGGCCGCGCGCGGGCGTGGCGATCGGCGACTGGATCGTGGATCTGGCGGCGCTGGAAGACGCGCGGCTGATCGACGCTGACGGCACATTCAGCGAGCCGCGCCTGAACGCGTTCATCGCGCAGGGACGCGAGTCGTGGCGCGCGGTGCGTGTCGCGCTCTCCGTCTTGCTCGCACGCGATACGCCGACGCTGCGCGACGATGCCGCGCTGCGCCGCCGCGCGCTCGTGCCGCGCGAGACCGCGACGATGCATCTGCCGGTCGAGATTCCCGGCTATGCGGACTTCTATTCGTCGAAGGAGCACGCGACGAACGTCGGCTCCATGTTCCGCGATCCGAAGAACGCGCTCCTGCCGAACTGGTCCGAAATGCCGATCGCCTATAACGGACGCGCGTCGTCGGTCGTCGTGAGCGGCACGCCGGTGCGCCGGCCCAACGGCCAGTTAAAGCTGCCGGACGAGCCGCGCCCGATTTTCGGCGCATGCCGCAAGCTGGATATCGAACTGGAGACGGGCTTTATCGTCGGGCAAGGCAATGCGCTCGGCGAACCGATTGCGTGCGAAGAAGCCGAGGCGCATATCTTCGGCATGGTGCTGCTCAACGACTGGAGCGCGCGCGACATTCAGCAATGGGAATACGTGCCGCTCGGCCCGTTCAACTCGAAGACCTTCGCGACGACCATCTCGCCGTGGATCGTCACGCTCGATGCGCTCGAACCGTTCCGCACCG
The Caballeronia sp. M1242 DNA segment above includes these coding regions:
- the fahA gene encoding fumarylacetoacetase; its protein translation is MNDALKATLAPTLKSWIESANDPRSDFPIQNLPFGVFSDAVNERPRAGVAIGDWIVDLAALEDARLIDADGTFSEPRLNAFIAQGRESWRAVRVALSVLLARDTPTLRDDAALRRRALVPRETATMHLPVEIPGYADFYSSKEHATNVGSMFRDPKNALLPNWSEMPIAYNGRASSVVVSGTPVRRPNGQLKLPDEPRPIFGACRKLDIELETGFIVGQGNALGEPIACEEAEAHIFGMVLLNDWSARDIQQWEYVPLGPFNSKTFATTISPWIVTLDALEPFRTATPAQEPEPLAYLRHAGDHAFDIELSVDLRPEGAATATTISRTNFRLMYWSMAQQLAHHTVSGCNTRVGDLLGSGTISGPTPDSCGSLLEATWNGQRPVRLEEGGERAFLQDGDEITLRGWCQGDGYRVGFGDCVGRILPARSLT